One stretch of Streptomyces peucetius DNA includes these proteins:
- a CDS encoding endonuclease I family protein, whose amino-acid sequence MLRLRMPAPRSTLLALAAGLALTCVATTAPAATPETATNRSATTLDDTYYQDALGKSGPALKDALHTIISDQSKLSYSQVWDALRNTDQDPDNSSNVILIYAGRSQSKYDNGGDIGDWNREHVWAKSHGDFGTSTGPGTDIHHLRPSDVRVNSIRGNKDFDLGGSEVDGAPDNYTDSDSFEPRDAVKGDVARMILYMAVRYEGDDGFADLEPNDRVSNGSQPYIGRLSVLKQWNEQDPPDAFEQRRNQVIYDRYQHNRNPFIDHPEWVEAIW is encoded by the coding sequence ATGCTTCGACTCCGTATGCCCGCCCCCCGGTCCACGCTTCTCGCCCTGGCCGCCGGCCTGGCGCTGACCTGCGTGGCGACCACGGCCCCCGCAGCCACCCCCGAGACGGCGACGAATCGTTCCGCCACCACGCTGGACGACACGTACTACCAGGACGCGCTCGGCAAGTCCGGGCCGGCGCTCAAGGACGCGCTGCACACGATCATCAGCGACCAGTCGAAACTGTCCTACTCCCAGGTCTGGGACGCCCTCAGGAACACGGACCAGGACCCGGACAACTCCTCCAACGTGATCCTCATCTACGCGGGTCGATCCCAGAGCAAGTACGACAACGGCGGCGACATCGGCGACTGGAACCGCGAACACGTCTGGGCCAAGTCCCACGGCGACTTCGGCACGTCGACCGGCCCCGGCACCGACATCCACCACCTCCGCCCGTCGGACGTGCGGGTCAACTCCATACGCGGCAACAAGGACTTCGACCTCGGCGGCAGCGAGGTCGACGGCGCCCCGGACAACTACACCGACTCGGACTCCTTCGAGCCCCGCGACGCGGTCAAGGGCGATGTCGCCCGCATGATCCTCTACATGGCCGTGCGCTACGAGGGCGACGACGGCTTCGCCGACCTCGAACCGAACGACCGGGTGAGCAACGGCTCACAGCCCTACATCGGCCGACTGTCGGTCCTCAAGCAGTGGAACGAGCAGGACCCGCCGGACGCCTTCGAGCAGCGCCGCAACCAGGTCATCTACGACCGGTACCAGCACAACCGGAACCCGTTCATCGACCACCCGGAGTGGGTCGAGGCCATCTGGTAG
- a CDS encoding aldo/keto reductase, whose product MKYTQLGRTGLKVSRIVLGTMNFGPQTDEAASHTIMDAALGAGINFFDTANVYGWGENKGRTEEIIGTWFAGDRSRRDKVVLATKVYGNMAGDGDPWPNHDRLSALNIRRAVDASLKRLQTDYIDLYQFHHIDRRTPFEEIWQAIDVLVQQGKILYAGSSNFPGWGIAKANETARRLGSYGLVSEQCLYNLAERRAEMEVIPAAQDYGLGVIPWSPLHGGLLGGVIKKENEGRRRATGRSADALANSSVREQVQAYEDLLDKHGLEPGEAALAWLLTRPGVTGPIVGPRTADQLASALRAVELELSEEVLTGLDEIFPGPGPSPEAFAW is encoded by the coding sequence ATGAAGTACACGCAGCTCGGACGCACGGGACTCAAGGTCAGCCGCATCGTCCTCGGGACGATGAACTTCGGGCCTCAGACCGACGAGGCCGCAAGCCACACCATCATGGATGCCGCGCTCGGCGCGGGCATCAACTTCTTCGACACCGCCAACGTCTACGGCTGGGGCGAGAACAAGGGCCGCACCGAGGAGATCATCGGCACCTGGTTCGCCGGTGACCGCAGCCGCCGCGACAAGGTCGTCCTCGCGACCAAGGTCTACGGCAACATGGCCGGCGACGGCGACCCGTGGCCGAACCACGACCGGCTCTCCGCCCTCAACATCCGCCGCGCGGTGGACGCTTCGCTGAAGCGGCTGCAGACCGACTACATCGATCTGTACCAGTTCCACCACATCGACCGCCGCACCCCCTTCGAGGAGATCTGGCAGGCGATCGACGTCCTCGTCCAGCAGGGCAAGATCCTCTACGCGGGCTCCTCCAACTTCCCCGGCTGGGGCATCGCCAAGGCCAACGAGACGGCCCGCCGCCTCGGTTCGTACGGCCTGGTCAGCGAGCAGTGCCTCTACAACCTCGCCGAGCGCCGCGCCGAGATGGAGGTCATCCCCGCCGCGCAGGACTACGGCCTCGGGGTCATCCCGTGGTCGCCGCTGCACGGCGGCCTGCTCGGCGGCGTGATCAAGAAGGAGAACGAGGGCAGGCGCCGGGCGACCGGACGCTCCGCCGACGCGCTCGCCAACAGCTCCGTCCGCGAGCAGGTGCAGGCGTACGAGGACCTGCTCGACAAGCACGGTCTCGAACCGGGTGAAGCGGCGCTGGCGTGGCTGCTGACCCGGCCGGGTGTCACCGGCCCGATCGTCGGCCCGCGTACCGCGGACCAGCTCGCGTCCGCGCTGCGGGCGGTCGAGCTGGAGCTGTCCGAGGAGGTGCTCACGGGCCTGGACGAGATCTTCCCCGGGCCCGGTCCCTCCCCGGAGGCCTTCGCCTGGTGA
- the thpR gene encoding RNA 2',3'-cyclic phosphodiesterase — translation MRLFAAVLPTPTAVDELATEVAALKRLPDADSLRWTGHAGWHFTLAFMGEIGDEFVPDLRARLARAAHRTAPFPLRLHRGGRFGNRALWVGAAGGIEQMRLLAERADAAARRAGVEMEEHRRYQAHLTIARARLAADLRPYVDALDGFEGTAWEVGQLALVRSNLPVSGVQGEQPRYEVAGSWPLGGAG, via the coding sequence ATGAGACTCTTCGCCGCCGTACTCCCCACCCCCACGGCCGTCGACGAACTCGCCACCGAGGTCGCCGCCCTGAAGCGGCTGCCCGACGCCGACAGCCTGCGGTGGACCGGTCATGCCGGGTGGCACTTCACGCTCGCGTTCATGGGGGAGATCGGGGACGAGTTCGTTCCCGACCTCCGTGCCCGGCTGGCGCGGGCCGCGCACCGGACGGCGCCGTTCCCGCTGCGGCTGCACCGTGGAGGGCGGTTCGGGAACCGGGCGCTGTGGGTCGGGGCGGCGGGCGGGATCGAGCAGATGCGGCTGCTGGCCGAGCGCGCGGACGCCGCGGCCCGGCGTGCCGGCGTCGAAATGGAGGAGCACCGCCGCTACCAGGCGCACCTCACGATCGCCCGCGCCCGCCTGGCCGCCGACCTGCGCCCGTACGTCGACGCGCTCGACGGCTTCGAGGGCACGGCCTGGGAGGTGGGGCAGCTCGCCCTCGTCCGCAGCAATCTGCCGGTCAGCGGCGTACAGGGCGAGCAGCCGCGGTACGAAGTGGCCGGTTCCTGGCCGCTCGGCGGCGCGGGTTAA